CGACGCTCCTCGGCAAACTCAAAGTCTTCAGCCTGAGGTAAAAAGGCCTCTAACAAGGCTGGCGTTACCTTCTGCGAGGGAAAACCATGCTTACCGGTTTTCATGCCAGTGATCACCACATAATCAGCCTCTTTGCCTTTTGAGGCATGAAAAGACTGGCACTCAATCGTTAGGCTCGGGTATTTCAGCTTAAGTTGTCTTAAGCCATTGCTATCGGGCAGATGAAACCAAAAACGGCCGAGTAAATACACCGTCGGCTTATGTTTCACGCCATCAGCGCCTTGCCCTACTCTGACAGTGATAGCACTCAATGCTTGCTCCAGTGCATTAGCGCTGGGTTCCTCTATTGTCGCCGCTTGATGTTCTCCACGTTGTATCAATGAAATAGCGGGCTGAGTCACAGTGACGTTGGAGCGAATATCCTTTTTAAGCTGCTGTGGGTTCATACTGACAAACTGGCTGGCGACATCGCCAATACTGCTATTAAATCTAAAAGTGCGATCGAGGTAAGTCTTAGCTGTAGCGCCAAAATATTTTGTGAATTTAGTGGTTAAGCTAACATCTGCGCCACTAAAACGATAAATAGCCTGCCAGTCATCACCTACGCAAAACAGTGATGCACTGGTTATAGAGCTTGCTGAACATGAGTCTCGCAATGCCCGCACTAACCGTGCCCTTGGCTCTGAAATATCTTGAAACTCATCAACCATAATATAACGCCAAGGGCTGATGAATTGACCAGCTTGAATGTAACTTAGGGCTTTAGCAATCATGTCCTCAAAGTCAATAACACCGGCAGTCGATAAACGTTGCTGATAGCGGCGCAATATGGGCGCTAATAGATTGAATGCACTACGCACCTGCTTAGGATCCGCGGCATTTTTAAATACGGCTTCCAGCCCTTTATCATCAACACATGCGGCTTTATACAGTCCAATGAGTTGGCTGAAGAGTTTTGCCAGTTCAGTCACCCGTCCGAGCTCATGTAATGTTTCGAGTATGGCTTCATCAGGTAGTGGCGAGTATTGAACTTGAAAGGCAGATAGAGCCTGCTTAAGCTCAGCGATTAACTGACCTTTCTTGTGCTGATAATAGAACAACTCAACACAAGTGGTACCGCGCTGTTGATGTAACTGACGCTTCCACGCCATCGACTCAAGATAGGCATTATTATCAATGAAAGGCGCTGTATCACCTGCTGCGTCTACACCGTAATACTCGATATAAATACCGTACTCAGGTAGATAAAAATCCGGTTGATACTGACGAAAATCGATACTACTGACATCGTGCTCATACTTAGCTTCGTATTGATATTCGATACCGTTGCTAAACAGCCAGTTAGCGATATACAGCTCACCGAAACTCTTTACCCGCTCACCTTTGAGTGTGCGGATATCGTTGTCAGTTAAATATGTAAAATACTCCCCCTCAGACTCAAACTCGAACGGACTTTTTTCAACGTAGTAATATTGGCTGAAGTACTCAAACAGCGACTTTCTGTAGCCCACATCCTCAATCAAATGCTCAAGCGTCTGTTGTACCCACTTATCTTTGGCTTTTTCATCATCAACCCAAGGCGACAAACTCGGCTGCGCGCCTTCAGCCTCAGCAATGACCTTTAGCCCTAGGCTGTGGAAAGTACTGGCCTTAATGTCATCAGTACCAAGCTTATCTTTGATGCGTTGATCCATCTCGTCAGCGGCCTTTCGGCCATAAGCCAACAGCAGAATTTCACTCGCTTGCGCCTTGCCACTCTCGATTAAATACCCAGCGCGCCCCACCATGACACTGGTTTTACCGGTTCCAGCGCCCGCGAGCAGCAAGTTGTTATCATCATCAATAACACAAGCCAGACGCTGTTTATTCGTTAGCGGGTTAGTTTCAACATGGTCAAAAAAATCAGCATGCTTTAATAATTGCGATTGAATATAGTCTTCTCGCAGCTGCGTTATGGTCGCTTTATTCCAGCGATAAAACTGCTGCAATTTCGCTAACGCGGCCTTAGTGTGCGTCGATAAATTCAATGACTGACATAAAGGCTCGCACGCTGGCTCACACAGGGACTGGCACCAAGGAAACCAGCGCATATATTCTCGCGCTATGCGTAACTGCATCTTATCGAGTAACGATGCACGTAGGTAGTTATTGGCGAGAGTAGCTTCGATACGCGCTATTAGCCGACATAGCTGCTGCTCATGAGCTTGCGCCCACAGCACTTCAACTTGTTGTTTAAATTTTGATTTGGCCAGATAACTAAGAAAGGCAATCTGTTGCGGCTTACCTTCAACTTGAAAGCTCAGCAAGGTACCAAAAAAGCTCGATGAGAAAACAGGCGGCGATGTTAGCTGCTGCCAAGGTATATGCACCTTATCAACCGCTGTTTGAGGTTTACGGTAGAGCCCTAAAAACTGACCTTTAGCACAGCTAAATTCAATACCCTCAGCGGTTAAAGTCACTGCATTAGATTTGCCTAGGTACAGTCGGCCAAACCAACTATGGCTAATACTTTTTTCGATATTTTGTGGTAACAATTAAAAACCTACGACTAAATGGCTTTACGCGTTAAATATTAATTGGTCGTCACTATATCGCAATTTTGAGCGACTAATCGTTATCTTTATAAGCTTAGTGAGCAAGGACGTGGATTAAACTTTTCTATTTGGCATATGGGGCTTAGGAGGCGGTATTTGATAAAGTGCCAAAGAAAACGGGCTTTCCTGCAATATACCCATCCGACCTGAAGATGCATGATTCAGTGGGAGTTTAATGGGCTTTAATTAAGGTCAGTTATTGCTCCTGCTAAACTGACATTCGCACCATCCTTGGTGCTTGTATTGATTGCCACTAATGGTAGCTTCTTTAGTAAAATCAATAACACGGAGTAGAGCCCACTTTATAAATAACAGGATGACGCAAACACCGATTACCTGTATTGCGTATAGCCTTTTACATATAAATAAATTGACGATAAAGCCCGTCTAACTGAAGGCGGATAGCCTCAATTTGAGGTTCATCCCTATTTTCTACAGCCGTCAGCAAGTATTGCTCTTTAGCGGTAATTTGTTGACAAAGTGATGCTAAGTTTTCGCAAAACTCTGGCGAATGAATCGCAGTTGATCTCGAGTCATCTTTATCTTGTGCCTGTTTCCTCTTTGACGACATAGGACTGATCCCATGAGCTTGATTGAATGCGATTTGACGCTGGCGACGACGACTCGATTGTTCCATTGCTTGCTTCATCGCGGGAGTTATCTTGTCAGCGTACAGAATCGCCTTGCCATTGAGGTTACGTGCTGCGCGACCAATCATCTGGATCAACGCCTGAACGGATCGTAAAAAACCCGCATGGTCAGCTTCGAGGATAGCAATTAAGGACGCCTCTGGTATATCTAACCCTTCTCGCAATAAGTTAATACCAATCAGCACATCAAAATCACCCGCTCGCAAACCATTAATAATATCTACTCTATCTGCCGTTTTGACATCGGAGTGGAGATAGCGCACTCGTATACCTTTTTTGTCCATCAAACCATTCAATGCTTCAGCACTGACCTTAGTCAAAGTGGTCACTAACACCCGTTCGTCATTTGCCACCCGCTGAGAGATTTCGGCCAGTAGATCATCTATATGATCTGCCGACGGTCTCACTTCAACCTCGGGATCAAGTAAACCTGTTGGTCGCATAATTTGCTCCACAGCCCTACCTTGCGAGCGTTTAAGCTCGTAATCACCCGGTGTCGCAGAGACAAAAATAGTCTGAGGTTTAATTTTTTCAAACTCTTTAAAGCTCAGTGGCCGGTTATTTTTAGCTGAAGGTAGGCGGAATCCATAGTCAATGAGCGTCTCTTTTCGACTCTGATCACTCTTATACATCGCTGATATTTGCGGGATCATCACGTGTGATTCATCAATGAATAACAAACCATCCTTGGGCAAGTAATTGAGCAAGGTCGTTGGCGGAAGGGCGGAATCGCGATCGTTTAGGTAGCTAGCGTAGTTTTCGATCCCAGAGCAATAACCCAGCTGTCGCATCATCTCTACATCATTGATGGTGCGCTCATATAATCGCGCAGCTTCAATCACACGATTATTTG
The Shewanella sp. KX20019 DNA segment above includes these coding regions:
- a CDS encoding UvrD-helicase domain-containing protein, with the protein product MLPQNIEKSISHSWFGRLYLGKSNAVTLTAEGIEFSCAKGQFLGLYRKPQTAVDKVHIPWQQLTSPPVFSSSFFGTLLSFQVEGKPQQIAFLSYLAKSKFKQQVEVLWAQAHEQQLCRLIARIEATLANNYLRASLLDKMQLRIAREYMRWFPWCQSLCEPACEPLCQSLNLSTHTKAALAKLQQFYRWNKATITQLREDYIQSQLLKHADFFDHVETNPLTNKQRLACVIDDDNNLLLAGAGTGKTSVMVGRAGYLIESGKAQASEILLLAYGRKAADEMDQRIKDKLGTDDIKASTFHSLGLKVIAEAEGAQPSLSPWVDDEKAKDKWVQQTLEHLIEDVGYRKSLFEYFSQYYYVEKSPFEFESEGEYFTYLTDNDIRTLKGERVKSFGELYIANWLFSNGIEYQYEAKYEHDVSSIDFRQYQPDFYLPEYGIYIEYYGVDAAGDTAPFIDNNAYLESMAWKRQLHQQRGTTCVELFYYQHKKGQLIAELKQALSAFQVQYSPLPDEAILETLHELGRVTELAKLFSQLIGLYKAACVDDKGLEAVFKNAADPKQVRSAFNLLAPILRRYQQRLSTAGVIDFEDMIAKALSYIQAGQFISPWRYIMVDEFQDISEPRARLVRALRDSCSASSITSASLFCVGDDWQAIYRFSGADVSLTTKFTKYFGATAKTYLDRTFRFNSSIGDVASQFVSMNPQQLKKDIRSNVTVTQPAISLIQRGEHQAATIEEPSANALEQALSAITVRVGQGADGVKHKPTVYLLGRFWFHLPDSNGLRQLKLKYPSLTIECQSFHASKGKEADYVVITGMKTGKHGFPSQKVTPALLEAFLPQAEDFEFAEERRLFYVALTRAKHRVYVVADMTDVSPFVVELLQQNYAIEQQEFGTSLVQKLFGEIKCVRCTTGTLKPRKGKFSSFYSCSHFPLCDHKEEGCERCASPMTRQRFIGFKVCLNDSCGHTTPLCNVCGGDMVLRKGVRGEFWGCKNYRGNNAPSCRNAVDKSKIALPS
- the uvrB gene encoding excinuclease ABC subunit UvrB, which codes for MDKDSFILHSNYSPSGDQPEAIARLISGIEAGATHQTLQGITGSGKTFTMANVIHRLQRPTLILAHNKTLAAQLYSEMKSFFPENAVEYFVSYYDYYQPEVYIPGSDHFIRKDSAVNAQLERLRLSTTKSLIERRDVIVVASVSSVYGLGDPDDYRALQIHLSVGKDLERNSFLHRLTQLQYSRCERTIERATFRAHGDVIDIYPADSEHKAIRVELFDDKIERLQWIDPITGKTLGDIDQYFVSPKTLYATPKEQLQSASVKILAEMEERVAELNANNRVIEAARLYERTINDVEMMRQLGYCSGIENYASYLNDRDSALPPTTLLNYLPKDGLLFIDESHVMIPQISAMYKSDQSRKETLIDYGFRLPSAKNNRPLSFKEFEKIKPQTIFVSATPGDYELKRSQGRAVEQIMRPTGLLDPEVEVRPSADHIDDLLAEISQRVANDERVLVTTLTKVSAEALNGLMDKKGIRVRYLHSDVKTADRVDIINGLRAGDFDVLIGINLLREGLDIPEASLIAILEADHAGFLRSVQALIQMIGRAARNLNGKAILYADKITPAMKQAMEQSSRRRQRQIAFNQAHGISPMSSKRKQAQDKDDSRSTAIHSPEFCENLASLCQQITAKEQYLLTAVENRDEPQIEAIRLQLDGLYRQFIYM